From Pseudoalteromonas sp. DL-6, one genomic window encodes:
- a CDS encoding FlgO family outer membrane protein gives MKRLLLTLCLPLGFGCSQMTNHSDTQINDDAPMFFEQRPVAAPTNTDSLYQNKAAVMNKNKQVNTPTRKNINHYVRGIMQDMAENLQYVNTKTPLAVSSFVFLDRDYNNADLVGNQIAESFMHELHNFGVPVIDFKTTDYMRVTPGGDFVFSRDYLELNQEQNFSYVLAGTLVNHQGGILVNARIVGLASKAVVGSAQGFIPQSVIDALNSSNSADGIMLKQASK, from the coding sequence ATGAAACGCCTACTATTAACTTTATGTTTGCCACTGGGCTTTGGTTGTTCACAAATGACAAACCATAGTGACACGCAAATTAACGACGATGCGCCTATGTTTTTTGAGCAACGCCCTGTAGCTGCACCAACAAATACAGATTCGCTGTATCAAAATAAAGCTGCAGTGATGAATAAAAACAAACAAGTAAATACACCAACACGTAAAAATATTAATCACTATGTGCGTGGCATCATGCAAGACATGGCGGAAAACTTACAGTACGTAAATACTAAAACGCCATTGGCGGTATCGAGTTTTGTTTTTTTAGACCGTGACTACAACAATGCTGATTTAGTAGGTAACCAAATCGCAGAGAGTTTTATGCACGAACTGCATAATTTTGGTGTGCCGGTCATTGATTTTAAAACCACCGATTATATGCGTGTAACCCCTGGTGGCGATTTTGTTTTTAGCCGCGATTATTTAGAGCTAAACCAAGAACAAAACTTTAGTTACGTATTAGCGGGTACGCTAGTAAACCATCAAGGCGGTATATTAGTAAATGCACGAATTGTTGGCTTAGCGAGTAAAGCGGTTGTAGGCTCTGCACAGGGCTTTATTCCGCAATCGGTCATTGATGCGTTAAATAGCAGTAACAGTGCTGATGGCATCATGCTAAAACAAGCGAGTAAGTGA
- a CDS encoding FlgO family outer membrane protein, translating to MRLLLPLLLLNLAGCSLTPQPKPSISTDAPKAVMAPYTLDQYVNSLSAQLSHIKEPFKSTASIAVSSFYLANALDSQIAQGQGAGLSQQVQESLITQFTQLGYNTVEYRLENQLNLSASADSVLSRSTSNLKQRQIIDFVITGTLTRQEHAYIVNARMVNMQTNQIVSAASTEIPINVMWSNEKIQQRGDFIYRSEY from the coding sequence ATGCGCCTTTTGTTACCCTTACTATTATTAAATTTAGCGGGCTGTAGCTTAACACCCCAGCCAAAGCCGAGTATAAGCACTGATGCGCCTAAAGCAGTCATGGCACCTTATACGCTCGACCAGTACGTGAATAGCTTGAGTGCCCAGCTTAGCCATATCAAAGAGCCTTTTAAAAGCACCGCATCAATTGCGGTCAGCAGCTTTTATTTAGCCAATGCTTTGGATTCACAAATTGCCCAAGGGCAGGGAGCAGGGCTTAGTCAGCAAGTTCAAGAAAGCTTAATAACCCAATTTACTCAGTTAGGGTACAACACAGTTGAATACCGGCTTGAAAACCAGCTTAATTTATCAGCGAGCGCTGATTCAGTGTTAAGTCGCAGTACCAGTAATTTAAAGCAGCGTCAGATTATTGACTTTGTGATCACCGGTACTCTAACCCGTCAAGAACATGCTTATATTGTTAATGCTCGCATGGTAAATATGCAAACTAATCAAATTGTATCTGCCGCAAGCACTGAAATTCCCATCAATGTGATGTGGAGTAATGAAAAAATACAGCAGCGCGGTGACTTTATTTACCGCAGTGAATATTAA
- a CDS encoding SPOR domain-containing protein codes for MQYANLYKRYSILIACIAALFISGCSTPKTAESPQPMQASANLSEEELAQLKASSQQWQAAKAGVERLLVIEQDLKLLISQLNAVAKQGSASINTPVVPTAKTSAETVAPKVVQKAKVASNTADEKQAVKALFALQVAAVTDKERLSQSLNQIKASASSLFQGEFVANVETINVSGMTYYRLKLGAYQNQANAAADCDKLKQRQINCIVSHYTQQPLK; via the coding sequence ATGCAATATGCTAATTTATATAAACGCTACTCAATACTAATTGCCTGTATTGCTGCTCTTTTTATATCAGGATGCAGCACCCCCAAAACTGCAGAATCTCCTCAGCCAATGCAAGCGAGTGCCAATCTTTCTGAGGAAGAGTTGGCGCAGCTAAAAGCATCGTCTCAGCAATGGCAAGCAGCCAAAGCAGGTGTTGAACGTTTATTAGTGATTGAACAAGACTTAAAGTTATTAATAAGCCAATTAAATGCGGTAGCAAAACAAGGCTCTGCATCAATAAATACGCCTGTAGTACCAACAGCTAAAACTTCGGCTGAAACAGTAGCACCAAAAGTTGTACAAAAAGCTAAAGTGGCATCGAATACAGCTGATGAAAAACAAGCCGTTAAAGCCTTATTTGCCTTACAAGTGGCAGCCGTTACCGACAAAGAGCGACTTAGCCAAAGTTTAAATCAAATAAAGGCCAGTGCATCTTCGTTATTTCAGGGCGAATTTGTGGCGAATGTAGAAACTATTAACGTGAGTGGCATGACTTACTACCGTTTAAAGCTTGGGGCTTATCAAAATCAAGCCAATGCCGCTGCCGATTGCGATAAACTTAAACAGCGCCAAATCAACTGCATTGTGAGCCATTACACCCAACAGCCATTAAAATAA
- a CDS encoding MSCRAMM family adhesin SdrC yields the protein MIIFLSIGPLLAAEPDNQAILASIKKIDKKWQQYNTEQALNERTEPELNVQQGDGIPEGELLFFSSFVKKNYLGEMLGVKSKTGVLIDLLSFSESLDFAIDINSDDLIAQGWFIREDNQFYLDLNTNTAQINGARYSFNSQQAYADNGDMFVDSNLLAQWFSLDIDIEYSALELYVSSPTKLPIELKREREQRETVTNIESRQAILQWKASPYSAISSPLADVQLSATKSNTDSAIGYSVLGSNDLAYFNAQYFFAGRKQDLLSDSRLSFSRQSKDARLLGPLNATTVQFGDVLATQVGKQFNSSYARGVKVDNKPLFKQVNSNQINLTGAIQPGWDVELYRNDVLLAQQFSLADGRYLFEDIDLLFGANNFELIFYGPQGQVERKTEQYFIDGNSLSADESFYELSITEQGEQLFNQSLYSTEGKGWQLAGRYETGLTDYLSVYAGTSILNSNSGDNVNNYAFGSNLSIFDKVLLNLDYEKNNNDEDKLEVAARGELIGQSVRLSLSQNNEKIVGDTETAKTESYRLYTAGKLFDKSFGSLSYQNTLAYNNREFSDSYLSVDNTLSYNLGGTVVSNNLIWRKFDSLDDATTLGSMRLQHRFGKTYTRFSVDYSADSGSTILGYQAELSRSLSQNLQSEFTLRNSRINDLVSMELGLNWQSDSFSLNSTMSYDDDDNWRLGLFSRFSIGFDTNTDEYFLSKRSLANSGTLMVRVFLDSNNNNIQDDGEKGIEGVKVKGVQNYRRAVTNENGLAILKGMPANRTTDIVIEPDSISDPFLVAANDGFSITPRAGFVEYMEIPLNNSSELEGIVYKQDEQGSSEVQPFATVKLLDKQGKQVAQTQAAYDGYYLFTDLRPGEYKAVIDDEFKQRKSLKDTQQVVVKLPAQGEVVMGVDFELKEKTQTPAYIANAGGFSSLPIMKAYYQLIKRHLNEQSKRDAFYIKDEKQKRYILAVAYAESAQGELEQVCAELKVKGLNCQVQAQLISH from the coding sequence TTGATCATTTTTTTATCAATTGGTCCATTATTAGCAGCAGAGCCTGACAATCAGGCCATTCTTGCTAGCATAAAAAAAATAGATAAAAAATGGCAGCAATACAACACTGAACAAGCTTTAAATGAAAGAACAGAGCCTGAGCTTAATGTGCAGCAAGGTGATGGCATCCCCGAAGGTGAGTTATTATTTTTTTCATCGTTCGTGAAAAAAAATTACCTGGGTGAAATGCTCGGGGTGAAAAGTAAAACCGGTGTATTAATAGATTTATTAAGTTTTTCAGAAAGCCTGGATTTTGCTATCGATATAAATAGCGATGACCTTATTGCTCAAGGGTGGTTTATTCGTGAAGATAATCAGTTTTATCTAGACCTAAATACAAACACAGCACAAATTAACGGCGCTAGATATTCATTTAACAGCCAACAAGCTTATGCTGATAACGGCGATATGTTTGTTGATAGTAACTTGCTAGCGCAGTGGTTTTCGTTAGATATTGATATTGAATATTCAGCACTTGAGCTATATGTAAGCTCCCCTACCAAATTACCTATAGAATTAAAACGCGAAAGAGAGCAGCGAGAAACTGTTACTAATATAGAGTCTCGTCAAGCTATATTACAGTGGAAGGCCAGTCCATACAGTGCAATTTCATCTCCTCTTGCTGATGTGCAGCTTAGTGCAACCAAGAGTAATACGGATTCAGCGATAGGGTACTCTGTATTAGGGTCAAATGACTTAGCCTATTTTAATGCTCAGTATTTTTTTGCAGGGCGAAAACAAGATTTACTATCAGATTCAAGATTATCATTTAGCCGTCAAAGTAAAGATGCACGGTTATTAGGTCCCTTAAATGCGACAACTGTTCAATTTGGAGATGTATTAGCAACTCAAGTCGGTAAACAATTTAATAGTAGTTACGCCAGAGGAGTAAAAGTTGATAACAAACCACTTTTTAAACAGGTTAATAGTAATCAAATTAATTTAACGGGTGCTATTCAACCAGGGTGGGATGTTGAGTTATACCGTAATGATGTACTGCTAGCGCAGCAGTTTAGTTTAGCTGATGGGCGTTATTTATTTGAAGATATTGATTTATTGTTTGGTGCTAATAATTTTGAGCTGATTTTTTACGGCCCACAAGGGCAAGTAGAGCGAAAAACAGAGCAATATTTTATAGATGGTAATAGTTTGTCAGCAGATGAATCGTTTTATGAGTTGTCGATTACTGAGCAAGGTGAGCAGTTATTTAATCAATCACTTTATTCGACAGAGGGCAAAGGTTGGCAGCTAGCGGGTCGTTATGAAACGGGATTAACTGATTATTTATCGGTTTATGCTGGTACATCAATATTAAATAGCAATTCGGGTGATAATGTTAACAATTATGCTTTTGGTTCAAACCTAAGTATATTTGATAAAGTATTACTTAATCTAGATTATGAAAAAAATAATAACGATGAAGATAAGCTAGAGGTAGCTGCTAGAGGTGAATTAATTGGTCAATCGGTACGTTTAAGTCTGTCTCAAAACAATGAGAAAATAGTTGGTGATACAGAAACAGCGAAAACTGAAAGTTATCGATTATATACGGCAGGAAAGTTGTTTGATAAATCATTTGGAAGTTTGAGTTATCAAAATACGCTCGCCTATAACAACAGAGAGTTTAGCGACTCATATTTAAGTGTTGATAATACCTTATCTTATAATTTAGGCGGTACCGTTGTTAGTAACAACTTAATTTGGCGAAAGTTTGATTCTTTAGATGATGCAACAACACTTGGCAGTATGCGTCTTCAACATAGATTTGGTAAAACATACACTCGTTTTAGTGTTGACTACAGCGCAGACTCCGGTTCAACTATACTGGGTTACCAAGCAGAATTAAGCCGTAGTTTATCTCAGAATTTACAATCTGAATTCACACTAAGAAACTCCCGTATAAATGATTTAGTTTCTATGGAGTTGGGTCTAAATTGGCAAAGCGATAGTTTTAGCTTAAATAGCACAATGAGTTACGACGATGATGATAATTGGCGACTAGGTTTATTTAGTCGCTTTAGTATTGGTTTTGATACGAACACTGACGAGTACTTTTTAAGTAAAAGAAGCCTCGCAAACTCTGGCACTTTAATGGTTAGAGTCTTTCTTGATTCAAATAATAACAATATTCAAGATGATGGAGAAAAGGGAATTGAGGGCGTTAAGGTAAAAGGAGTTCAAAACTATCGCCGAGCTGTAACCAACGAAAATGGTTTAGCGATTCTTAAAGGTATGCCAGCAAATAGAACAACCGACATAGTGATAGAGCCAGATAGTATTAGCGATCCTTTTTTAGTTGCCGCCAACGATGGCTTTTCTATTACGCCGCGTGCCGGCTTTGTTGAATATATGGAAATACCGCTTAATAACAGTAGTGAATTAGAGGGAATTGTTTACAAACAAGATGAGCAAGGCAGTAGTGAAGTACAGCCTTTTGCTACCGTAAAATTACTCGACAAACAAGGTAAGCAAGTGGCGCAAACGCAAGCTGCCTATGATGGCTATTATTTGTTTACCGATTTACGCCCTGGCGAATATAAAGCGGTTATAGATGATGAGTTTAAGCAACGTAAATCCTTAAAAGATACGCAACAGGTGGTGGTTAAATTACCAGCGCAAGGCGAAGTCGTAATGGGCGTTGACTTTGAGCTTAAAGAAAAAACACAAACGCCAGCGTATATTGCTAATGCGGGTGGGTTTTCATCATTGCCAATTATGAAAGCGTATTATCAACTTATTAAACGTCATTTAAATGAGCAATCAAAGCGAGATGCTTTTTATATTAAAGACGAAAAACAAAAACGGTATATTTTAGCCGTCGCTTATGCCGAGTCTGCGCAAGGGGAACTTGAACAAGTATGTGCAGAATTAAAAGTAAAAGGCTTGAACTGCCAAGTCCAAGCGCAACTTATTAGCCACTAA
- a CDS encoding fimbria/pilus periplasmic chaperone: protein MTIIKTFFILVSFILISFHSYANLLISPTRVNFDERQRVAKVIVVNNSNEPKTYRLEWQDKVALAGGGYANLAADQESSSSLKNMVRISPSQVRLAPGERQIVKLAIRKPKGLAEQEYRSHLAFKALPNEAQSQQQRLGIKVNLLLSYTIPVILRKGAEKPNVNISNLQLIHSPEKKALEIEIKREGDFSSFGKLEVFFKQKGTDTEKKIAMLNDFSIYPELKRTTATIPIFADQNIPKNGQIRVIYTGLKEYRDTIFSEKFAPINNAIIGNLK, encoded by the coding sequence ATGACAATAATAAAAACTTTTTTTATCTTAGTAAGCTTTATTTTAATTAGCTTTCATTCTTATGCAAACTTACTTATTTCTCCAACAAGAGTTAATTTTGATGAGCGTCAGCGTGTTGCTAAAGTTATTGTTGTTAATAACTCTAATGAACCTAAAACCTACAGGTTGGAGTGGCAAGACAAAGTTGCACTAGCTGGCGGAGGGTATGCTAATTTAGCGGCTGATCAAGAAAGTTCATCTTCACTTAAAAATATGGTTAGGATCAGCCCATCGCAAGTTAGATTAGCGCCAGGAGAAAGGCAAATAGTTAAGCTTGCTATTCGAAAGCCGAAAGGTTTAGCAGAGCAGGAATACCGCTCTCATCTAGCCTTTAAAGCACTCCCTAATGAAGCTCAAAGTCAGCAACAGAGACTAGGCATCAAGGTAAACTTACTCTTAAGCTACACGATTCCCGTTATTTTGCGAAAAGGTGCTGAAAAACCCAATGTAAATATCAGTAATTTACAGCTTATACACAGCCCAGAAAAAAAGGCGCTTGAGATTGAAATTAAGCGAGAGGGTGACTTTAGTTCTTTTGGTAAGCTAGAAGTTTTCTTTAAGCAAAAAGGAACGGATACAGAGAAAAAGATCGCCATGTTAAACGATTTTAGTATTTACCCAGAACTAAAAAGAACAACGGCGACGATACCAATTTTTGCAGATCAAAATATCCCGAAAAATGGCCAAATTCGCGTCATTTATACAGGGCTTAAAGAATATCGCGATACTATTTTTAGTGAAAAGTTTGCGCCAATCAATAATGCAATTATCGGTAATTTGAAATAG
- a CDS encoding DUF4402 domain-containing protein, with product MKLILFILAAFLTSGSYAQVTPLEQLNFGKIVISDNQSVSSITLLPSNTNTLTNKIYLLEKGHAAELLLEGYPARIQVNVSDFINDQPLNNIFGGASLILNQLIYNATITTDTTGTALLRVGGQLSTSGDGNTYKDGIFDTTIEVTLNY from the coding sequence ATGAAATTAATTTTATTCATTCTAGCAGCTTTCTTAACTTCAGGTTCGTACGCGCAGGTAACACCACTTGAGCAATTGAACTTTGGTAAAATTGTTATTAGTGATAATCAAAGTGTTAGCTCTATAACTTTGTTGCCTAGTAATACAAATACCTTAACCAATAAGATATATTTACTTGAAAAAGGCCATGCAGCTGAATTGTTGCTCGAAGGGTATCCAGCTCGCATTCAAGTAAATGTAAGTGACTTTATAAACGACCAACCTTTAAATAATATTTTCGGTGGTGCATCACTTATTTTAAATCAACTCATATACAATGCGACTATTACAACCGATACCACAGGGACTGCGTTATTGAGAGTTGGGGGGCAATTAAGTACCTCAGGTGACGGAAATACTTATAAAGATGGTATCTTTGATACTACAATTGAAGTGACGTTAAATTATTAG
- a CDS encoding DUF4402 domain-containing protein: MNKIFTKAALAASMAVLSFGAVAESVSFQAGVTVQNAFTLTNDSALDFGTIRASADLTTTETATLVLAANPATSPTTASTSIADAEIAILVPGAPAAFSVSGVSPFGSLTITNPTETAISPDAAPAGTAAFTLGTPTYYVLTGATPNSAATTTIQVDANGEATFNVGATLTTDATTPTSDYIDGTYSGSFTLELNY; this comes from the coding sequence ATGAACAAAATATTTACTAAAGCAGCGTTGGCTGCGTCAATGGCAGTTCTTTCTTTCGGTGCTGTAGCTGAATCGGTTTCGTTTCAAGCAGGTGTTACAGTTCAAAATGCTTTTACCTTGACTAACGATTCGGCACTAGATTTTGGAACAATTCGTGCCTCAGCGGATTTAACAACAACTGAAACAGCTACCCTTGTGTTAGCTGCAAACCCAGCGACCTCACCTACAACAGCTTCTACATCGATTGCAGATGCTGAAATCGCAATTTTAGTACCAGGTGCACCAGCCGCTTTTTCTGTTTCTGGCGTGTCACCTTTCGGTTCACTGACAATTACAAATCCGACAGAAACTGCTATTTCACCTGATGCAGCACCTGCTGGTACTGCAGCATTTACTTTGGGTACTCCAACGTATTATGTGCTAACTGGCGCGACGCCTAACAGTGCAGCGACAACTACAATTCAGGTAGACGCAAATGGTGAAGCGACATTTAATGTTGGTGCTACATTAACTACAGATGCCACTACACCTACGAGTGACTACATTGATGGCACTTACAGTGGCTCATTCACATTAGAATTAAACTATTAA
- a CDS encoding SPOR domain-containing protein encodes MLSNPQSDDLVSKKDIKPYLEQWDNNKEQIARLSTMEEDLSLLIQALSAQTDIDTVPEPMKEKIKRVEYGSKQPLQPSSETVLADNTTSTNKAIYGVQIGRYLISTGAKRQVQRLKEQYPQLNSILKYRINEQQKESTTFYDVVAGPLKNQQQAAQLCLFFYKIGNKCTLAAFSEGV; translated from the coding sequence ATGCTCTCAAACCCTCAAAGCGACGATCTTGTTAGTAAAAAAGATATAAAACCTTACCTAGAGCAATGGGATAACAACAAAGAGCAAATAGCGCGCTTAAGCACCATGGAAGAAGACTTATCGTTATTGATTCAAGCACTTTCTGCACAAACAGATATTGATACCGTACCAGAGCCGATGAAAGAGAAAATTAAACGTGTTGAGTATGGCTCTAAGCAACCTTTACAACCCTCATCAGAAACCGTTTTAGCTGATAATACTACCAGTACAAATAAAGCGATTTACGGTGTGCAAATTGGTCGCTATTTAATTTCTACTGGAGCCAAAAGGCAAGTGCAGCGACTAAAAGAGCAATACCCTCAATTAAACAGTATTTTAAAATACCGCATTAATGAACAACAAAAAGAATCCACTACGTTTTATGATGTTGTAGCAGGCCCTTTGAAAAATCAGCAGCAAGCAGCGCAGCTGTGTTTGTTTTTTTACAAAATAGGTAATAAGTGTACCTTAGCGGCATTTTCAGAGGGTGTTTAA
- a CDS encoding SPOR domain-containing protein → MLIGSGCTISPDKTSLNEQVKDSPEYVTITALELAQLKDAALQWQQARSGIERLLKLERELTYLVDNLDIINSKAIAQSNQAVSNRYARSSIKANTSPNLRYGNNYASTSDKVERPKQRYSNRYAKPTNRDDLQNQRYNSRYASVPKKMITAPSKSYSNRSVRSPVKAINPRMNKKVASKISKATKVAMVDTNKKVFALQVASLDSEESVAKQWKKINRKAAPLFRDKITTNVEKAKVNNKTYYRLKLGEYYNFKSAEDDCEVFKFYKVDCFVSNYTDKPIRL, encoded by the coding sequence ATGTTAATAGGGAGTGGCTGTACAATATCGCCTGATAAAACATCGTTAAATGAACAAGTTAAAGACTCGCCCGAATATGTAACCATTACCGCACTTGAGCTTGCACAGCTAAAAGATGCCGCCTTGCAATGGCAACAGGCGCGCTCTGGTATTGAGCGGCTATTAAAATTAGAACGCGAGCTTACATATTTAGTTGATAATTTAGATATTATTAATAGTAAAGCAATAGCGCAATCAAATCAGGCTGTTAGCAATCGCTATGCACGCTCATCAATTAAGGCTAATACATCGCCAAACCTCAGGTATGGTAATAACTACGCAAGCACGTCAGATAAAGTTGAGCGCCCAAAGCAAAGATATAGTAATCGCTACGCAAAACCAACTAATAGGGACGATCTACAAAATCAGCGATATAACAGTCGCTATGCAAGTGTACCTAAAAAAATGATTACAGCCCCTTCAAAAAGCTACAGTAACCGCTCTGTTCGTTCGCCAGTGAAAGCTATTAATCCAAGGATGAATAAAAAGGTCGCTTCTAAAATATCGAAGGCAACAAAAGTGGCAATGGTTGATACTAATAAAAAGGTATTTGCTTTGCAGGTAGCGTCGCTTGATTCAGAAGAGAGTGTTGCTAAGCAGTGGAAGAAAATTAATAGAAAAGCGGCGCCTCTATTCAGAGATAAAATTACTACTAACGTGGAAAAAGCCAAGGTCAATAATAAAACCTATTACCGATTAAAGTTAGGTGAATACTATAACTTTAAGAGCGCCGAGGATGATTGTGAAGTGTTTAAATTTTATAAAGTTGATTGCTTTGTGAGTAATTACACGGATAAACCAATCAGATTATAA
- the galU gene encoding UTP--glucose-1-phosphate uridylyltransferase GalU — translation MKAVIPVAGLGTRMLPATKAIPKEMLPVVDRPLIQYVVSEAVAAGIKEIVLVTHSSKNSIENHFDTSFELEATLEKRVKRQLLAEIQSICPNDVTIIHVRQGEAKGLGHAINCAAPIIGDEPFVVILPDVIIDEVESDLTKDNLAEMISRFEQSKHSQIMVEPVPKDDVDKFGVVDLGDVELNQGESSPIKSMVEKPPVDEAPSNLAVVGRYVLSKNIWPLLAKTPQGAGDEIQLTDAIAMLMQDEKVDAYAIKGRSHDCGSKVGYLKATIEFALRRDEFADELKTFIKTLI, via the coding sequence ATGAAAGCAGTGATCCCTGTAGCGGGCCTTGGAACGCGTATGTTACCGGCAACTAAAGCAATTCCAAAAGAAATGCTGCCAGTTGTAGACCGTCCACTCATTCAATACGTTGTTAGCGAAGCCGTTGCCGCTGGCATTAAAGAGATAGTGTTAGTAACGCATTCGAGTAAAAACTCAATCGAAAACCATTTTGATACTAGCTTTGAATTAGAGGCAACGTTAGAGAAACGTGTAAAGCGGCAATTGCTTGCCGAAATACAGTCTATTTGCCCTAACGACGTGACAATTATTCATGTGCGTCAAGGTGAGGCAAAAGGGTTAGGTCACGCTATTAACTGTGCAGCCCCTATTATAGGGGATGAACCTTTTGTGGTTATTTTACCCGACGTTATTATCGATGAAGTAGAAAGTGATTTAACGAAAGATAACTTAGCAGAGATGATCTCTCGTTTTGAGCAAAGTAAACACAGCCAAATTATGGTTGAACCAGTTCCTAAAGATGACGTAGATAAATTTGGTGTTGTTGATTTAGGTGATGTTGAGTTAAACCAAGGTGAAAGCTCACCCATTAAGAGCATGGTAGAAAAGCCTCCCGTTGACGAGGCACCTTCAAATCTTGCTGTGGTTGGTCGTTATGTGTTGAGCAAAAATATTTGGCCATTATTAGCTAAGACACCTCAAGGTGCAGGGGATGAGATTCAACTAACAGATGCAATTGCGATGCTTATGCAAGACGAAAAAGTAGACGCTTATGCTATTAAAGGCCGAAGCCATGACTGTGGCAGTAAAGTTGGTTATTTGAAGGCGACGATAGAATTTGCTTTGCGCCGTGATGAATTTGCTGATGAGCTTAAAACCTTCATTAAAACATTAATCTAA
- a CDS encoding thymidylate synthase — protein MKQYLELCQRIVDQGQWVENKRTGTRCLTVINADLEYDVANNQFPMITTRKSYYKAAIAELLGYLRGYDSAEQFRNIGCKTWDANANENNAWLNNPNRKGEDDMGRVYGVQGRGWQRPDGSTLDQLAKVINNLKNGIDDRGEIITFYNPGEFELGCLRPCMHTHTFSLLGDTLYLTSYQRSCDVPLGLNFNQIQCFVLLALVAQITGHKAGKAYHKITNAHIYENQLDLMRDVQLKREPFASPQLKINPEIKSLEDIETWVTRDDFEVVGYQCHEAIQYPFSV, from the coding sequence ATGAAACAATATTTAGAATTATGTCAGCGCATTGTTGACCAAGGACAGTGGGTTGAAAATAAACGCACTGGTACGCGTTGTTTAACGGTTATAAACGCTGATTTAGAATACGATGTGGCTAATAATCAGTTTCCTATGATCACTACTCGAAAGAGCTATTACAAAGCGGCGATTGCCGAATTGTTAGGCTATTTAAGAGGGTACGACAGTGCTGAACAGTTTCGTAATATAGGCTGTAAAACCTGGGATGCCAACGCCAATGAAAATAATGCGTGGCTCAATAATCCTAACCGCAAAGGTGAGGATGATATGGGGCGAGTTTATGGTGTTCAAGGGCGTGGTTGGCAACGCCCTGATGGTTCAACACTGGATCAACTGGCAAAAGTCATTAATAATTTAAAAAATGGCATAGATGATCGCGGCGAAATTATTACATTTTACAACCCGGGTGAATTTGAACTTGGTTGCCTGCGTCCATGTATGCATACGCATACGTTTTCGTTATTGGGCGATACCCTTTATTTAACGTCTTACCAACGCAGCTGTGATGTTCCACTAGGGCTTAATTTCAATCAAATTCAATGCTTTGTATTACTTGCGTTAGTTGCGCAAATTACCGGCCATAAAGCGGGTAAGGCATATCATAAAATTACCAATGCTCATATTTATGAGAACCAGCTTGATTTAATGCGAGATGTGCAATTAAAGCGCGAGCCATTTGCTTCTCCCCAATTAAAAATCAACCCAGAGATTAAGTCGCTCGAAGACATTGAAACATGGGTAACACGTGATGACTTTGAGGTGGTTGGCTATCAATGCCATGAAGCGATTCAGTACCCATTTTCAGTTTAA
- the lgt gene encoding prolipoprotein diacylglyceryl transferase, which yields MALEFPQIDPIIFSVGPLSVRWYGLMYLIGFAFAMWFANRQAKKSGSGWTKDEVSDLLFYGMLGVILGGRIGYVLFYQFSYFIENPLYLFRIDQGGMSFHGGTLGVITAVAIFAWTRKKSLLQVGDFVAPLVPVGLLAGRIGNFINGELWGRTTDVPWAMVFPTGGPLARHPSQLYEAFFEGFVLFVILLWFIKRPRPAGSVSGVFLLGYGVFRFCIEYFRQPDAQLGLFADFISMGQILSLPMIIGGLGLLIWAYKQPQSQTAAKV from the coding sequence ATGGCACTGGAGTTTCCTCAAATTGATCCAATAATATTTTCTGTTGGACCACTTAGCGTTCGTTGGTATGGGTTAATGTACTTAATTGGTTTTGCGTTTGCGATGTGGTTTGCTAATCGTCAAGCGAAAAAATCGGGTTCGGGTTGGACTAAAGACGAAGTCAGTGATTTACTCTTTTACGGCATGCTGGGCGTTATATTAGGTGGTCGTATTGGTTATGTTCTGTTTTATCAATTTAGCTATTTCATTGAAAACCCCTTATATTTATTTAGAATCGACCAAGGTGGCATGTCGTTTCATGGCGGCACACTTGGGGTGATCACTGCTGTTGCTATTTTTGCTTGGACACGTAAAAAATCCTTATTACAAGTTGGCGATTTTGTAGCACCTTTAGTGCCTGTTGGTTTACTTGCCGGGCGTATTGGTAACTTTATTAATGGCGAATTATGGGGTCGCACTACCGATGTACCATGGGCTATGGTATTCCCAACAGGAGGCCCGCTTGCACGTCACCCATCACAACTTTATGAAGCTTTTTTTGAAGGCTTTGTATTGTTTGTCATATTATTATGGTTTATTAAACGCCCACGCCCTGCAGGAAGTGTATCGGGTGTATTTTTATTAGGCTATGGCGTATTTAGATTTTGTATTGAGTATTTTCGCCAACCCGATGCTCAATTGGGGTTATTTGCCGACTTTATTTCAATGGGGCAAATTCTATCGTTACCGATGATAATTGGCGGGTTAGGCTTACTGATTTGGGCGTATAAACAACCACAATCGCAAACAGCGGCAAAAGTTTAA